One Aneurinibacillus migulanus genomic region harbors:
- a CDS encoding nucleotide sugar dehydrogenase — MNICVVGLGYIGLPTAAVFARAGFNVLGVDVNERVINLINKGKVHLEEVGLHKVVQEVVDAGKLRASLKIEEADVFIIAVPTPIYDNLNVNLQYVISAIKSIIPYVKKGNIVIVESTIPPKTIDDVIVPIFEATGWNVKEDIYLAHCPERVLPGRILVELVENTRIVGGYTPLAAYKAAEIYRKIVTGEVIETQAVTAEMSKLMENTYRDVNIALANELVKISSQLGINALEVIKLANQHPRVNIHLPGPGVGGHCLAVDPYFIIEKAQEVSPLIANARQINNSMPHFVVDHIGKIINEGAKIALFGLAYKGNIDDVRESPAIKIIELLKEKGYQLGIYDPHVTQEKVTFPLVSFEEAIVGAECILVLTDHNEFKSLDERSIELNMEQPVIFDTKDCVNVISNNIIYYNYNNLFKMKSIMKEVVV; from the coding sequence ATGAATATTTGTGTTGTTGGTTTGGGTTACATTGGTCTTCCTACGGCTGCTGTGTTTGCAAGAGCCGGGTTTAATGTCTTGGGTGTTGATGTAAACGAGAGAGTAATTAATTTAATCAATAAAGGTAAAGTTCATCTTGAAGAAGTAGGTCTTCATAAAGTAGTTCAAGAGGTCGTTGACGCTGGAAAACTTCGTGCTTCTCTAAAGATTGAGGAAGCAGATGTATTTATTATAGCGGTACCGACTCCGATTTATGATAATCTTAATGTTAACTTGCAATATGTTATATCTGCAATAAAATCAATTATTCCTTATGTTAAAAAAGGGAATATTGTAATCGTAGAGTCTACGATTCCTCCTAAAACTATTGATGATGTAATAGTTCCAATTTTTGAGGCAACAGGATGGAATGTGAAAGAAGACATTTACTTGGCTCATTGTCCTGAGAGAGTACTACCGGGACGTATATTGGTTGAGTTAGTAGAAAATACTCGTATTGTCGGAGGTTATACTCCACTAGCTGCTTATAAAGCTGCAGAAATTTATCGTAAGATAGTAACAGGTGAAGTAATCGAAACACAAGCAGTCACTGCTGAGATGTCCAAGCTAATGGAAAACACATATCGTGATGTAAATATCGCATTAGCTAACGAGCTAGTGAAAATTTCAAGTCAACTTGGTATTAATGCTCTTGAGGTGATTAAATTAGCCAATCAACATCCTCGAGTAAACATACATCTTCCTGGGCCCGGGGTAGGAGGACATTGTTTAGCTGTAGATCCTTATTTTATTATAGAGAAGGCACAAGAAGTATCTCCTCTTATTGCTAATGCAAGACAAATTAATAATTCTATGCCTCATTTTGTTGTTGATCATATTGGTAAGATAATAAATGAGGGGGCTAAAATTGCCCTGTTTGGCTTAGCTTATAAAGGGAATATTGATGATGTTCGTGAAAGTCCTGCAATTAAGATTATAGAGTTATTAAAAGAAAAGGGTTATCAGCTTGGGATTTACGATCCTCATGTAACACAAGAAAAAGTTACATTCCCCCTTGTTTCGTTTGAGGAGGCTATTGTAGGTGCGGAGTGTATCTTGGTATTAACAGATCATAATGAATTTAAATCATTAGATGAAAGAAGTATAGAATTAAATATGGAGCAGCCAGTGATTTTTGATACGAAAGATTGTGTCAACGTTATTAGCAATAATATAATTTACTATAATTATAATAACTTATTTAAGATGAAATCTATTATGAAAGAAGTAGTTGTATAA
- a CDS encoding glycosyltransferase family 4 protein, with amino-acid sequence MNILVVSQYYYPEIGAASKRITELTKYWAKEGHNVYVYTTIPNYPKGKIYEDYIVSEFQTEIIDGVEVLRNKISLNSYRTKLGRLKSYLSFLYYSLKNLKHIPAEIDVIVTTIGPVFSAIIGNVIASKKKLPHILEFRDITYKQMEATNFSNKLIVNLVKKFELFFASRANYIVTVTDTYSKILFSEGIKPSKVFCIPNGHNFADQIHDHTIDSKNIKSIYEVIKNEKQKGSKILAYFGTLGISQGIEEIIDKIDELRGISFLIIGNGSREERIKGLILEKKLDNVFIFPSVEEKYIRLLYKLVDFNLVKIVNNPGFSGTIPSKIFEILGNGGLPLFVGPKGEARKVLEQISSELYFDSVDELINTINTPVIQNLPVKELKKEAVDMVFCNYNRAKQAQEYVNILRKIEKNQF; translated from the coding sequence ATGAATATTCTTGTCGTTTCTCAGTATTATTATCCTGAAATTGGGGCGGCCTCAAAAAGGATTACAGAATTGACTAAATATTGGGCGAAAGAAGGGCATAATGTATACGTGTATACTACTATACCCAATTACCCTAAGGGGAAAATCTATGAAGACTATATTGTTAGTGAATTTCAGACAGAAATAATTGATGGTGTAGAGGTGTTAAGAAATAAAATTTCATTAAATTCTTATAGAACCAAATTAGGTAGGCTAAAAAGTTATCTCAGTTTTTTGTATTATTCATTAAAAAATCTTAAACATATTCCTGCTGAGATAGATGTGATTGTTACAACAATCGGTCCTGTATTTTCTGCAATTATCGGAAATGTTATTGCTTCGAAAAAAAAATTGCCGCACATTTTGGAATTTAGGGATATTACCTACAAACAGATGGAGGCAACCAATTTCTCTAACAAACTTATTGTTAATCTAGTTAAAAAGTTTGAGTTGTTTTTTGCATCACGAGCAAATTATATAGTTACTGTAACTGATACCTATTCGAAAATATTATTTAGCGAAGGGATAAAACCTTCAAAAGTTTTTTGTATTCCTAATGGACATAATTTTGCAGATCAAATTCATGACCACACTATTGATAGTAAAAATATAAAAAGTATCTATGAAGTTATTAAGAATGAAAAACAAAAAGGTAGTAAAATCTTGGCCTATTTTGGAACTTTAGGTATATCCCAGGGGATTGAAGAAATTATAGATAAAATAGATGAGTTAAGAGGGATTTCATTTTTAATTATCGGAAATGGTTCAAGAGAAGAAAGAATTAAAGGTTTAATATTGGAAAAAAAATTAGATAATGTATTCATTTTTCCATCTGTAGAAGAAAAATATATTAGATTATTATATAAACTCGTTGATTTTAATTTAGTTAAAATTGTGAATAACCCTGGATTTTCAGGAACTATTCCATCCAAAATTTTTGAAATCCTTGGCAACGGAGGACTTCCCCTGTTTGTAGGACCCAAGGGAGAAGCTCGTAAGGTACTGGAGCAGATTTCTAGTGAACTTTATTTTGATAGTGTTGATGAACTTATTAATACCATCAATACTCCAGTTATTCAAAATCTTCCTGTTAAAGAATTAAAAAAAGAAGCTGTTGATATGGTTTTTTGTAATTACAATAGAGCAAAACAAGCTCAGGAATATGTGAATATACTTAGAAAAATAGAAAAGAATCAGTTTTGA
- a CDS encoding sugar transferase, translating to MRRMTKVEYFIKRVIDITGSIIGLILTAPIFFLIGISYLFEKERGPVFFKQRRVGWNGQIFYIYKFRTMVINAEKKLKENKLLYKKYVANNYKLEPYEDPRITKLGKFLRRTSLDELPQLINVLKGEMSLVGPRPVVEEELKEYKNKKNQFLSVKPGVTGYWQISGRSNVGYPERVELELYYVYNQSILFDIKILYKTFMVVLTNKGAY from the coding sequence ATGAGGAGAATGACTAAAGTAGAATACTTTATAAAAAGAGTAATAGATATTACAGGATCAATTATAGGGTTAATATTAACAGCTCCAATCTTTTTTTTAATAGGTATTTCATATTTATTTGAAAAAGAAAGGGGCCCCGTCTTTTTTAAGCAACGTAGGGTAGGTTGGAATGGGCAAATATTTTATATTTACAAGTTTCGAACCATGGTTATTAATGCAGAAAAGAAACTTAAGGAAAATAAATTGCTTTATAAAAAATATGTAGCTAACAACTACAAATTGGAACCTTATGAGGACCCTAGAATTACCAAATTAGGTAAATTCTTGAGAAGAACAAGTTTAGATGAATTGCCTCAGTTGATTAATGTATTAAAGGGTGAAATGAGTTTAGTTGGGCCCCGACCAGTTGTAGAGGAAGAACTCAAGGAATATAAAAATAAAAAGAACCAATTTTTGTCGGTTAAGCCTGGTGTTACTGGATATTGGCAAATTAGTGGTCGTAGTAATGTTGGATACCCAGAAAGGGTAGAATTAGAATTATATTATGTTTATAATCAGTCAATTCTATTTGATATCAAGATTTTATATAAAACATTTATGGTTGTTTTAACAAATAAAGGAGCATATTAA
- the galU gene encoding UTP--glucose-1-phosphate uridylyltransferase GalU: MKKVRKAIIPAAGLGTRFLPATKAMPKEMLPIVDKPTIQYIIEEAIESGIEDIIIVTGKGKRAIEDHFDNHFELEQNLIEKQKLNLLEEVQRSSMVDIHYIRQKEPKGLGHAVWCARKFIGDEPFAVLLGDDIVKAEKPCIKQLIEVYEEMDSSVIGVQTVPNNETHRYGIIDPNQKNGQLYQVKNVVEKPTQENCPSNLAIMGRYILTSEIFKYLDKQEIGTGGEIQLTDAIQKLNEEQQVYAYNFEGIRYDVGEKLGYIITMIEFALQKKELKNDLLTYLNKILKDEMVGTY, translated from the coding sequence ATGAAAAAGGTTAGAAAGGCAATTATACCAGCCGCAGGATTAGGTACCAGATTTTTGCCTGCCACGAAGGCAATGCCAAAGGAAATGCTGCCTATTGTAGATAAACCTACCATACAGTACATAATTGAAGAAGCTATAGAATCTGGTATTGAAGATATTATTATTGTCACAGGTAAAGGAAAACGAGCGATAGAAGATCACTTTGATAATCATTTTGAGTTGGAGCAAAATCTAATAGAGAAACAAAAGCTTAATTTACTTGAAGAAGTTCAACGTTCTTCCATGGTGGATATTCATTATATTCGTCAAAAGGAACCCAAAGGCCTCGGACATGCTGTTTGGTGTGCACGTAAATTTATAGGAGATGAACCTTTTGCTGTACTGCTAGGCGATGACATTGTGAAAGCAGAGAAGCCATGTATAAAACAATTAATAGAGGTTTATGAAGAAATGGATTCTTCGGTTATCGGTGTACAGACAGTGCCAAATAATGAAACTCATCGATATGGAATCATAGACCCAAATCAAAAAAATGGGCAATTATATCAAGTAAAAAACGTTGTTGAAAAACCTACTCAGGAAAATTGTCCATCAAATTTAGCGATTATGGGACGTTATATCCTTACTTCAGAGATTTTTAAATATCTTGATAAACAGGAGATAGGTACTGGTGGAGAAATACAATTAACTGATGCTATTCAGAAGTTAAATGAAGAACAACAAGTATATGCCTATAATTTTGAGGGAATTCGCTATGATGTTGGGGAAAAATTAGGTTATATTATCACGATGATTGAATTTGCTTTGCAAAAAAAAGAGTTAAAAAATGATTTACTCACTTATTTAAATAAAATATTAAAAGACGAAATGGTGGGAACATACTAA